In Mustelus asterias chromosome 17, sMusAst1.hap1.1, whole genome shotgun sequence, the following are encoded in one genomic region:
- the LOC144506665 gene encoding 1-acyl-sn-glycerol-3-phosphate acyltransferase gamma-like, whose product MSVIAYLKTQFIVHLLLGFVFVVSGLFINFIQLCTLPIWPINKQLYRHLNCRLAYSLWSQLVLLLEWWSGTECTLFTDQATVDKFGKEHVIVILNHNFEIDFLCGWTMCERHGILGSSKVLAKKELLYVPLIGWTWYFLEIVFCKRRWDEDRDTVVNGLKALRDYPEYMWFLLYCEGTRFTEKKHRISMEVAESKGLPKLKYHLLPRTKGFTTTVEYLRGTVAAVYDVTLNFRDNKNPTLLGILHGKQYHADMCVRRFPMEDIPEDEKECSAWLHRLYQEKDALQEQYAKEGTFPGQAIQPRRRPWAFLNWLFWLIVLLTPLFNFVFGVFVSGSPVLICSFLLFVGAASFCVRRLIGVTEIGKGSSYGNQEFKKRM is encoded by the exons ATGAGTGTGATCGCCTACCTGAAGACGCAGTTCATCGTTCACCTATTACTTGGATTTGTGTTTGTTGTCAGTGGCTTGTTCATCAACTTCATCCAACTGTGCACCCTCCCGATCTGGCCAATCAACAAGCAGCTATATCGGCATCTCAACTGTCGGCTCGCTTACTCTCTTTGGAGCC AGCTGGTTTTGCTGCTGGAATGGTGGTCAGGCACCGAATGTACGCTTTTCACTGACCAAGCCACGGTGGACAAATTTGGCAAAGAGCATGTTATTGTCATCTTAAATCACAATTTTGAGATTGACTTCCTCTGCGGTTGGACCATGTGCGAGAGACACGGCATCCTAGGG AGCTCCAAAGTGTTGGCAAAGAAGGAACTGCTGTATGTGCCGCTGATTGGGTGGACGTGGTATTTCCTGGAGATTGTCTTTTGTAAACGGCGTTGGGATGAAGACAGAGACACAGTTGTGAATGGACTAAAGGCTTTGCGCGACTACCCAGAATATATGTGG TTCCTGTTGTACTGTGAAGGCACACGGTTTACGGAGAAGAAGCATCGTATTAGTATGGAGGTTGCTGAATCAAAGGGTTTGCCGAAACTAAAATATCACCTGTTACCAAGGACCAAAGGGTTTACCACCACTGTTGAATACCTCAGGGGAACAG TTGCTGCTGTGTATGACGTGACGTTAAATTTCCGAGACAACAAGAACCCAACGCTGCTGGGTATATTGCATGGCAAGCAGTATCACGCAGACATGTGTGTCAG GAGGTTTCCTATGGAAGATATTCCTGAAGATGAGAAGGAATGTTCAGCTTGGCTCCATAGACTGTACCAGGAAAAG GATGCACTCCAGGAGCAATATGCTAAGGAGGGCACCTTCCCCGGGCAGGCTATCCAGCCTCGACGTCGGCCGTGGGCTTTCCTCAACTGGTTGTTCTGGCTGATTGTGCTCCTGACTCCGCTCTTCAACTTTGTGTTTGGCGTGTTTGTCAGTGGTTCCCCAGTCCTCATCTGTTCATTCCTGCTGTTCGTCGGAGCAG